The following proteins are co-located in the Gemmatimonadales bacterium genome:
- a CDS encoding cupin domain-containing protein: MSRPEKVNLAEKLSLFTEHWKPKIVGELNGQEVKLAKFAGPFVWHHHDEEDELFLVVKGRFRMEFRDRHVWLEEGEFLIVPRGVEHRPVAEEEVHIMLFEPAGTLNTGNVRDEKTLDELDRL, translated from the coding sequence GTGAGCCGGCCGGAGAAGGTGAACCTCGCCGAGAAGCTGAGCCTCTTCACCGAGCACTGGAAGCCCAAGATCGTGGGCGAGCTGAACGGGCAGGAGGTGAAGCTCGCGAAATTCGCGGGGCCGTTCGTCTGGCACCACCACGATGAGGAGGACGAGCTGTTCCTGGTGGTGAAGGGGCGCTTCCGGATGGAGTTCCGCGACCGCCACGTGTGGCTCGAGGAAGGTGAGTTCCTCATCGTGCCGCGCGGCGTGGAGCACCGGCCGGTGGCGGAGGAAGAGGTCCACATCATGCTCTTCGAGCCGGCTGGCACGCTCAATACCGGCAACGTGCGCGACGAGAAGACGCTCGATGAGCTCGATCGTCTGTGA
- the gyrA gene encoding DNA gyrase subunit A: MTAPNQRERILPRLIEDEMRESFIDYSMSVIVARALPDVRDGLKPVHRRILYAMNELGLVPGRPFKKSATVVGDVLGKYHPHGDSAVYESLVRMVQDFSLRYPLVDGQGNFGSVDGDSAAAYRYTEARLTRIAIAMLQDIDKNTVNFIPNFDDRLQEPTVLPSLVPNLLINGSAGIAVGMATNIPPHNLREVAKAVTHLVDNPDAAAKDLAKFITGPDFPTGGIIYGRQGIVDMYETGRGRVIVRARAQVEEKESTGRSQIVVTEIPYMVNKARLVEHIARLAREKKLEGISDLRDESDRDGMRVVIELKRDAVPLVVLNNLFQHTQMQTTFGAIMLALAHGQPRVMNLKELIAHFVEHRHEVITRRTQYDLDQAESREHILEGLKICVDNIDAVIKIIRGSKDTDDADQKLRARFKLTEKQSKAILEMRLAKLTGLEIEKLEAELKEVLAFIKEMKSILASKPRRLGILKQEIEKFAGDFGDDRRTEIVADEGEFSVEDLIAEEDMVVTVSHSGYIKRIAVSTYRRQRRGGRGLNGMGTKEDDWVEHLFIASTHDYVMFFTQSGQVYWLKVYDIPQAGRAAKGKPIVNCIAIKPDERIAALVNVRDFADDKYLMFVTRAGTVKKTALSAYGNVRTTGLNAINIEDGDELIDVQVTDGTNDIVLATRHGMSIRFHEKDVREMGRATTGVKGIELEKGDAVIGMVIIRREATLLVVAELGLGKRSELADYRVQYRGGKGIITLRRTDKTGDVVALKEVIPDDELMVITRHGVIIRLPVNDMRVIGRNTQGVKIINLDEGDTVQDVARVVKEDEGGEEEGAEEPLEAGATE; this comes from the coding sequence GTGACCGCACCAAATCAGCGCGAACGGATCCTCCCCAGACTCATAGAAGACGAGATGCGCGAGTCGTTCATCGACTACTCGATGAGCGTCATCGTCGCGCGCGCTTTGCCCGACGTGCGCGACGGTTTGAAGCCCGTCCACCGCCGCATTCTCTACGCGATGAACGAGCTCGGCCTCGTCCCCGGGCGCCCCTTCAAGAAGAGCGCTACCGTCGTCGGCGACGTGCTGGGTAAGTACCACCCGCACGGGGACTCGGCCGTCTACGAGTCTCTCGTGCGCATGGTGCAGGACTTCTCGCTGCGCTATCCGCTGGTGGATGGGCAGGGGAACTTCGGCTCGGTGGACGGCGACTCGGCGGCGGCCTACCGCTACACCGAGGCGCGGCTCACCCGCATCGCCATCGCGATGCTGCAGGACATAGACAAGAACACCGTCAACTTCATCCCCAACTTCGACGACCGGCTCCAGGAGCCGACGGTCCTGCCGTCGCTGGTGCCGAACCTCCTCATCAACGGCTCGGCGGGCATCGCGGTGGGGATGGCGACCAACATCCCGCCCCACAACCTGCGCGAGGTGGCGAAGGCCGTCACCCACCTGGTGGACAACCCCGACGCGGCCGCGAAGGACCTGGCGAAGTTCATCACCGGGCCCGACTTCCCGACCGGCGGCATCATCTACGGCCGGCAGGGGATCGTGGACATGTACGAGACGGGCCGCGGGCGCGTCATCGTGCGGGCTCGGGCCCAGGTGGAGGAGAAGGAATCCACCGGCCGGTCGCAGATCGTGGTCACCGAGATCCCCTACATGGTGAACAAGGCGCGGCTCGTCGAGCACATCGCGCGGCTGGCGCGGGAGAAAAAGCTCGAGGGGATCAGCGACCTCCGGGACGAGAGCGACCGCGACGGCATGCGGGTCGTGATCGAGCTGAAGCGCGACGCGGTGCCGCTGGTGGTGCTGAACAACCTGTTCCAGCACACCCAGATGCAGACCACCTTCGGCGCTATCATGCTGGCGCTGGCCCATGGCCAGCCCAGGGTGATGAACCTGAAGGAGCTGATCGCGCATTTCGTCGAGCACCGGCACGAGGTCATCACCCGCCGGACGCAGTACGACCTCGATCAGGCCGAGTCGCGCGAGCACATCCTGGAGGGCCTCAAGATCTGCGTCGACAACATCGACGCCGTCATCAAGATCATCCGCGGGTCCAAGGACACCGACGACGCCGACCAGAAGCTCCGGGCGCGCTTCAAGCTGACCGAGAAGCAGAGCAAGGCCATCCTCGAGATGCGCCTCGCCAAGCTCACGGGCCTCGAGATCGAGAAGCTGGAGGCGGAGCTAAAGGAGGTCCTCGCCTTCATAAAGGAGATGAAGTCCATCCTCGCCTCGAAGCCCAGGCGGCTGGGCATCCTGAAGCAGGAGATCGAGAAGTTCGCGGGGGACTTCGGCGACGACCGGCGCACCGAGATCGTCGCCGACGAGGGGGAGTTCTCCGTCGAGGACCTGATCGCCGAAGAGGACATGGTCGTCACCGTGTCCCACTCCGGCTACATCAAGCGCATCGCCGTCTCCACCTACCGGCGGCAGCGGCGCGGCGGGCGCGGCCTCAACGGGATGGGGACCAAGGAAGACGACTGGGTCGAGCACCTCTTCATCGCGTCCACCCACGACTACGTGATGTTCTTCACCCAGAGCGGCCAGGTGTACTGGCTCAAGGTGTACGACATCCCGCAGGCGGGCCGTGCGGCCAAGGGCAAGCCCATCGTCAACTGCATCGCGATCAAGCCTGACGAGCGGATCGCCGCGCTGGTGAACGTGCGCGACTTCGCCGACGACAAGTACCTCATGTTCGTGACGCGCGCCGGGACGGTGAAGAAGACCGCGCTGTCGGCCTACGGGAACGTGCGCACCACCGGCCTCAACGCCATCAACATCGAGGACGGCGACGAGCTGATCGACGTCCAGGTGACGGACGGCACCAACGACATCGTCCTTGCCACGCGGCACGGGATGTCCATCCGGTTCCACGAGAAGGACGTGCGCGAGATGGGCCGAGCCACGACCGGCGTGAAGGGTATCGAGCTGGAGAAGGGCGATGCCGTGATCGGGATGGTGATCATCCGCCGCGAGGCGACCCTCCTCGTCGTGGCCGAGCTCGGCCTCGGCAAGCGCTCTGAGCTGGCGGACTATCGGGTGCAGTACCGCGGGGGCAAGGGCATCATCACGCTCCGGCGCACCGACAAGACCGGCGACGTGGTGGCGCTCAAGGAGGTCATCCCGGACGACGAGTTGATGGTGATCACGCGGCACGGCGTGATCATCCGGCTCCCGGTGAACGACATGCGGGTCATCGGGCGCAATACCCAGGGCGTGAAGATCATCAATCTGGACGAAGGGGACACGGTGCAGGATGTGGCGCGGGTGGTGAAGGAGGATGAAGGTGGAGAGGAGGAGGGTGCGGAGGAGCCGCTGGAGGCCGGTGCCACCGAGTGA
- a CDS encoding PIN domain-containing protein: MTCSLDVNILLYASSQDCPEHRVARPFLEKLLASQDLLCLSWATLSGYLRLVTNPAATATPLTSDRATENISALLDRPRTRVLVEEPDFWESFRGLMIQHRARGKLVPDVHLAALLRQHGVKTLYTHDRDFRRFDFLDVRDPLAT; the protein is encoded by the coding sequence GTGACCTGTTCGCTCGACGTGAACATCCTTCTGTACGCATCGTCGCAGGATTGCCCGGAGCACCGGGTCGCTCGGCCATTCCTGGAGAAGCTGCTCGCGAGTCAGGACCTGCTCTGCCTGTCGTGGGCCACGCTGTCGGGCTATCTCAGGCTGGTGACGAACCCGGCGGCGACGGCGACCCCACTGACGTCCGACCGGGCGACCGAGAACATCTCCGCGTTGCTCGACCGGCCCCGGACCCGGGTGCTGGTCGAGGAGCCCGACTTCTGGGAGTCGTTCCGTGGCCTGATGATCCAGCACCGGGCCCGCGGGAAGCTGGTGCCCGACGTGCACCTCGCGGCGCTGCTGCGGCAACACGGGGTGAAGACACTGTACACGCACGATCGGGACTTCCGCCGCTTCGACTTCCTCGACGTCCGGGACCCGCTGGCGACGTGA
- a CDS encoding DUF1684 domain-containing protein, which yields MPRIPPVVSCLCLVAAFACAREWRDPPPLDDAAHRTEIDTFREQRRAELTGPTGWLALVALGALPEGASAFGADPSLPVRLPPGRGPALAGRLVRTGDRVWLEPAAGVRFLRVDSVAGNPPVAGPLDLRPDADSAGPTDLLLGPLRLRIHAVQGRAWLRVWDEEAAARRSFTGVPAFSVEQRWRLAARFERVRVPRHHRVPDITGGEMEFEVPGELVFRVEGREYRLLAFDEPSEHDLWVLFGDSTNARTTYGAGRYIHVPLPDAAGWTVLDFNRAYNPPCAFNGFATCPLPPRENRLALAVTAGETKPH from the coding sequence ATGCCGAGAATACCACCGGTCGTTTCCTGCCTCTGCCTCGTGGCCGCCTTCGCCTGTGCCCGCGAGTGGCGCGACCCGCCTCCCCTCGACGATGCCGCCCACCGCACGGAGATCGACACGTTCCGCGAGCAGCGTCGCGCCGAGCTCACCGGGCCGACCGGCTGGCTCGCGCTGGTTGCCCTGGGGGCCCTACCCGAAGGCGCGAGCGCGTTCGGCGCGGACCCCAGTCTGCCGGTGAGGCTGCCTCCGGGCCGGGGACCCGCGCTCGCGGGCCGGCTGGTGCGCACCGGCGATCGCGTGTGGCTCGAGCCGGCGGCTGGCGTCCGGTTCCTCCGCGTGGATTCGGTGGCCGGGAACCCTCCGGTGGCGGGCCCGCTCGACCTGCGCCCCGACGCCGATAGCGCCGGACCCACCGACCTCCTGCTTGGCCCGCTGCGCCTGCGCATCCACGCGGTGCAGGGCCGGGCGTGGCTGCGGGTGTGGGACGAGGAGGCCGCGGCCCGCCGCTCGTTCACCGGCGTACCCGCGTTCTCGGTCGAGCAGCGGTGGCGGCTGGCCGCGCGGTTCGAGCGGGTCCGAGTCCCGCGCCATCACCGCGTCCCCGACATCACCGGCGGCGAGATGGAGTTCGAGGTGCCCGGCGAGCTGGTGTTCCGGGTGGAGGGGCGGGAGTACCGGCTGCTCGCCTTCGACGAGCCGAGCGAGCACGACCTATGGGTCCTATTCGGCGACTCGACCAACGCGCGGACCACTTACGGCGCCGGCCGGTACATCCACGTGCCGCTGCCGGATGCCGCGGGGTGGACGGTGCTCGACTTCAACCGCGCGTACAATCCGCCGTGCGCGTTCAATGGGTTCGCGACCTGTCCGCTGCCGCCTCGCGAAAACCGCCTCGCGCTGGCCGTGACGGCGGGAGAAACGAAGCCGCACTGA
- a CDS encoding zinc-binding dehydrogenase — MLAVTIRAYGGPDQLGVEDVPRPAPESPHDVVVAVRAAALNHVDLFVLGGLPGVIHDFPHVVGSDGAGIVESVGPSVTRVKPGDRVILNPGVSCGSCEYCLAGEESLCKTYRLLGEHIPGTIAEAVRVPEANVYPIPERVPWTDAAAFPLVFLTAWRMLTTRAALRPSETVLLWGIGGGVALASLAIAKRIGARVIATSSSDAKLERARALGADATINHRTSDVLRDVRRITERRGADVVVDSVGTDTWETSCKCLAPAGRLVTCGGTSGPLVQTDVRRLFWYHHTIMGSTMGNAREFAEITRLLSAGELRPVVDGVYSMPESRRAFERMASGEQFGKIVVQVAA; from the coding sequence ATGCTCGCCGTCACCATCCGGGCCTACGGCGGCCCGGACCAGTTGGGCGTCGAGGACGTGCCCCGTCCCGCGCCGGAATCGCCGCACGACGTAGTCGTCGCAGTTCGCGCCGCCGCGCTCAACCACGTCGACCTCTTCGTGCTGGGTGGCCTCCCCGGGGTCATCCACGACTTCCCCCACGTGGTGGGCTCCGACGGCGCCGGCATCGTCGAGTCGGTCGGACCATCGGTGACGCGAGTGAAGCCCGGCGATCGGGTCATCCTCAATCCCGGTGTCTCCTGCGGTTCGTGCGAGTACTGCCTTGCCGGCGAGGAGTCGCTTTGCAAGACCTATCGTCTCCTCGGCGAGCACATCCCCGGAACCATCGCCGAAGCGGTGCGAGTCCCCGAGGCGAACGTCTATCCGATCCCCGAACGGGTCCCCTGGACGGACGCGGCCGCGTTTCCGCTCGTGTTCCTCACCGCGTGGCGAATGCTCACGACCCGAGCCGCGCTCCGGCCTTCCGAGACGGTGCTGCTCTGGGGCATCGGGGGCGGTGTCGCGCTCGCCTCGCTGGCTATCGCGAAGCGCATTGGTGCCCGGGTGATCGCGACCAGCTCGAGCGACGCCAAGCTCGAGCGCGCCAGGGCGCTTGGCGCCGACGCGACCATCAATCACCGGACCAGCGACGTGCTGCGTGACGTCCGTCGGATCACCGAGCGCCGCGGCGCCGACGTGGTGGTGGACTCGGTGGGCACCGACACCTGGGAGACCAGCTGCAAATGCCTCGCCCCCGCAGGCCGGCTGGTGACCTGCGGCGGCACCTCGGGCCCGCTGGTTCAGACGGATGTGCGGCGTCTCTTCTGGTATCACCACACCATCATGGGCTCCACGATGGGGAACGCGCGGGAATTCGCGGAGATCACCCGCCTCCTCTCCGCGGGCGAACTGCGGCCCGTAGTGGACGGGGTCTATTCGATGCCGGAATCCCGCCGCGCCTTCGAGCGGATGGCGTCCGGCGAGCAGTTCGGCAAGATTGTGGTGCAGGTCGCGGCGTAA